One genomic region from Xenopus laevis strain J_2021 chromosome 2L, Xenopus_laevis_v10.1, whole genome shotgun sequence encodes:
- the gpr84.L gene encoding G-protein coupled receptor 84: MLEIAGTLPVLGAVTMSTSIMNETDSNFSCYDPSIVEYRYFGVTWGIMVSLVGTIGNVLTVLAYALDKKLQTRFNLLIINLSLADILYCTFLQPFSVDSYLHLYWRSGTTFCRVFGMLLFVSNSVSILNLCLIAVSRYILIANNKLFDRIFCRLGVSLILLGTWVVGFSSFAPLWHVFVLVPKVCTCSFHRIKGRPYTTILMAFYFVIGLSCVGIFYFLIHRKVKSAAQALDQYKLKTKNTTKDHVAGLNSTDVGKYQEMDSGVDTAVSSEVISEHLPSNKSTSQNAVTSHSTDHEKLERRALPQSKDSGSDFKKVTRMCFVVFIFFVVSYIPFLLLNIFDAKNRAPQMLHMIAANLTWLNSCINPILYAAMNRQFRDAYKRVVTLAISKIRRH; this comes from the exons ATGCTTGAGATCGCAGGCACTCTTCCAGTATTGG GAGCTGTTACAATGTCTACTTCCATCATGAATGAGACAGATTCCAATTTTTCCTGCTATGACCCCTCCATCGTGGAGTATCGCTATTTTGGTGTGACATGGGGAATTATGGTGTCTCTGGTGGGGACTATTGGAAATGTGCTGACAGTGCTTGCGTATGCTCTGGATAAAAAGCTCCAGACCCGGTTCAATCTGCTGATAATAAACCTGTCTTTAGCTGATATCCTCTATTGCACATTCCTGCAACCCTTCTCAGTAGATTCCTACCTCCACCTGTACTGGAGAAGTGGCACCACCTTCTGCCGGGTATTTGGAATGCTGCTGTTTGTCTCCAACTCGGTGTCCATCCTGAACCTGTGCCTCATTGCTGTCAGCCGTTATATTCTTATTGCCAACAACAAGCTTTTTGATCGGATCTTCTGTAGACTGGGAGTATCACTTATCCTTCTAGGTACCTGGGTAGTGGGCTTTTCTAGCTTTGCCCCACTTTGGCATGTCTTTGTTTTAGTTCCAAAAGTGTGTACCTGCAGTTTCCATCGTATAAAAGGAAGGCCATACACAACCATCTTAATGGCATTTTACTTCGTTATTGGTCTTAGCTGTGTTGGGATCTTCTACTTCCTGATTCACCGTAAAGTAAAATCAGCTGCCCAGGCTCTGGACCAGTACAAACTCAAAACCAAAAACACAACAAAGGATCACGTTGCTGGCCTTAACTCAACTGATGTGGGGAAATATCAAGAAATGGACAGTGGCGTGGATACAGCAGTCTCCAGTGAGGTTATTTCAGAACACCTTCCATCTAACAAGAGTACTTCCCAAAATGCTGTTACCTCTCATTCCACCGATCATGAAAAACTAGAGAGAAGAGCATTGCCCCAATCCAAGGACTCAGGCTCTGATTTCAAAAAGGTCACCCGAATGTGCTTTGTggtctttattttctttgttgtttCCTACATTCCTTTCTTATTACTCaatatttttgatgccaaaaacaGAGCGCCCCAAATGCTTCATATGATAGCCGCGAACCTTACCTGGCTGAACAGTTGCATTAATCCTATACTTTATGCAGCAATGAACCGACAATTTCGTGATGCTTATAAGAGGGTTGTCACTCTGGCCATCAGCAAAATAAGGAGGCACTAA